A genomic segment from Cervus elaphus chromosome 14, mCerEla1.1, whole genome shotgun sequence encodes:
- the LOC122708080 gene encoding dimethylaniline monooxygenase [N-oxide-forming] 2-like isoform X2 yields the protein MSCFSDFPMPDDFPNFLHNSKVLEYFRIFAKKFDLLKYIQFQTTVLSVKKHPDFATSGQWVVVTENNGKEQSAVFDGVMICSGHHVFPHLPLESFPGIQKFKGQYFHSRQYKHPEGFEKKRILVIGIGNSASDIAVELCKKAAQVFISTRHGSWVLSRISEDGYPWDLTFLTRFRAMLYNILPRIVVKWAMEKVMSQWFNHENYGLVPQNKYLLKEPVINDDLPSRILYGAIKVKSRVKELTETSAIFEDGTVEENIDIIVFATGYTVSFPFLEDLVKVENNMVSLYKFIFPPQLEKSTLACIGLIQPLGPIFPAIELQARWVTRVFKGLCTLPSERTMMEDIIKRNKKRIDWFGESKSQLLQTSYISYVDELAVEIGVKPDILSLLLKDPKLAVKLYFGPCNSYQYRLVGPGQWDGARNAIFTQKQRTLKPLKTRAIKTSSTFPVSFLLKILGLLAVVVAFFSQLQ from the exons ACAACCGTCCTCAGTGTGAAAAAACACCCGGATTTTGCAACCTCTGGCCAGTGGGTGGTTGTTACTGAGAACAACGGTAAGGAGCAAAGCGCTGTCTTTGACGGAGTCATGATCTGCAGCGGCCATCACGTCTTCCCTCATCTCCCACTGGAGTCATTTCCAG GTATCCAGAAGTTCAAAGGCCAGTATTTCCATAGCCGCCAATACAAGCACCCAGAGGGATTTGAAAAGAAACGCATTTTGGTGATTGGAATAGGAAACTCAGCCTCAGATATTGCAGTTGAGTTGTGTAAGAAGGCTGCTCAG GTGTTTATCAGCACCAGACATGGTTCCTGGGTCCTGAGTCGTATCTCTGAAGATGGCTATCCCTGGGACTTGACATTCCTCACCCGCTTTAGAGCCATGCTCTACAATATCTTGCCACGAATTGTTGTAAAATGGGCGATGGAAAAAGTGATGAGTCAATGGTTCAACCATGAAAATTATGGCCTTGTCCCTCAAAACAA ATACCTTTTAAAAGAGCCTGTCATAAATGATGACCTTCCAAGTCGTATACTCTATGGAGCCATCAAGGTGAAATCAAGAGTGAAAGAGCTCACAGAAACATCTGCCATCTTTGAAGATGGAACAGTGGAAGAGAACATTGACATCATTGTCTTTGCAACAGGATATActgtctcttttcccttccttgaagATCTTGTTAAAGTAGAGAATAATATGGTCTCACTGTACAAATTCATCTTCCCTCCTCAACTGGAGAAGTCAACTCTTGCATGCATCGGTTTAATCCAGCCCCTAGGTCCCATTTTCCCAGCTATTGAACTTCAAGCTCGTTGGGTAACCAGAGTTTTCAAag GCTTATGTACCTTGCCCTCAGAGAGAACTATGATGGAAGACATTATcaagaggaataaaaaaagaattgactg GTTTGGAGAGAGCAAAAGCCAGCTACTGCAGACCAGTTACATCAGCTACGTGGACGAGCTCGCTGTAGAGATAGGTGTGAAGCCAGACATCCTTTCTCTCTTGCTAAAAGATCCTAAACTGGCTGTGAAACTCTATTTTGGGCCGTGCAACTCCTATCAGTATCGTCTGGTTGGGCCTGGGCAGTGGGATGGAGCCAGGAATGCCATCTTCACCCAGAAACAAAGGACACTGAAGCCTTTAAAGACACGAGCTATCAAAACCTCATCTACTTTCCCAGTTTCCTTCCTGTTGAAAATCCTGGGGCTTCTTGCTGTTGTGGTGGCCTTTTTTTCCCAACTTCAGTGA